The Thamnophis elegans isolate rThaEle1 chromosome Z, rThaEle1.pri, whole genome shotgun sequence genome contains a region encoding:
- the LOC116521360 gene encoding olfactory receptor 11L1-like, giving the protein MEHRRDNNQTVIKEFILLGFGDISEFQILLFLVFLVIYLVTMLGNVLIIVLTVTDYHLHTPMYLFLINLSCLEICYISTISPRMLDSFLTGNQLMQLNSCFTQLYFFGGLATAECYLLSAMSYDRYLAVCKPLHYVTIMNMKTCLQLAGCSWIIGFLVNSMPTYLIKQLVFCGPNVIDHFFCDFTPLLQVSCSNTMKIQLLIFILSVLFGLLPFLLTLVSYGYIVKTILRIPSTVGRKKTFSTCSSHLTVVSLFYGTIVIVYVLPKTKTLRDLNKICSVFYTILIPLVNPFVYSLRNKDIKQALRKAINHFSV; this is encoded by the coding sequence ATGGAACATAGAAGAGACAATAATCAAACAGTAATAAAAGAATTCATCCTCCTAGGATTTGGAGATATTTCTGAGTTTCAAATCCTTCTTTTTCTGGTGTTTCTAGTTATCTATCTTGTGACAATGCTAGGGAACGTTCTTATTATTGTCTTAACTGTAACTGACTATCACCTTCACACTCCAATGTACTTATTCCTGATAAATTTGTCTTGCTTAGAAATCTGCTATATTTCAACTATTTCCCCCAGAATGCTTGACAGCTTCCTAACTGGAAATCAGTTGATGCAATTAAATTCTTGTTTCACACAGTTATATTTCTTTGGGGGATTGGCTACAGCAGAATGCTATTTACTTTCTGCCATGTCTTATGATCGGTATTTAGCAGTATGCAAACCACTGCATTATGTCACTATTATGAATATGAAAACCTGCTTGCAGTTAGCAGGTTGCTCTTGGATTATTGGGTTTCTTGTGAACTCGATGCCTACATATTTAATAAAACAGTTAGTATTTTGTGGACCTAATGTAATTGATCACTTTTTCTGTGATTTTACACCACTACTGCAAGTATCCTGTAGCAACACCATGAAAATACAGCTTCTAATATTTATTCTGTCAGTTCTCTTTGGattacttccttttcttttaaccCTTGTCTCCTATGGCTACATAGTAAAAACCATTTTAAGGATTCCATCTACTGTAGGGAGGAAGAAAACATTTTCTACTTGTTCATCCCATCTCACTGTGGTTTCACTCTTTTATGGAACTATAGTTATAGTATATGTGTTGCCAAAAACCAAAACCCTTAGAGATCTTAATAAGATCTGCTCTGTATTCTATACTATTTTGATTCCCTTGGTAAATCCTTTTGTGTACAGCCTGAGGAATAAAGATATAAAGCAAGCTTTGAGAAAAGCTATCAATCATTTTTCTGTTTGA